The following are encoded in a window of Chryseobacterium sp. genomic DNA:
- a CDS encoding cation:proton antiporter, protein MLSIAGHFVLPLEDPILKFLVILIIILSAPLLLNKIKVPHLIGLIIAGAVIGPHGFNVLPRDASVVVIGTTGLLFIMFMAGLEIDLTEFRKNKWKSLTFGMYTFAIPLALGIVAGYYILGYAILVAVLFASIFSSHTLISYPLISKLGVAKNRAVNVTVGGTMITDVLALLVLAVCVGMAQGTVTSAFWIRLTLSVIVFAAVVLFGFPIVARWFFKKVHDKVSHFIFVMVMIYLASLFAELAGVEAIIGAFLAGLALNRLIPHTSALMNRIDFVGNAIFIPFFLISVGMLIDFKAFFKDFETIKVALLMTGISLGGKYVASLATQKTFRFTDDEGRLIFGLSSASAAATLATVMVGYNIIIGETESGEPIRLLNESVLNGSILLILVSCTVSSFVSQKSGKNIADAENENSMNDDTADEERILLALNYQATAAPVTNLALLLKSKKNTEDVFALNIINEKENESSEKNAEKILGTAAETAAAADLKLNMLKRHDSDVVNGINNMIREHRITDLIIAVDSERGFTSSFVYNLYNGYLTNETTNLLVYHSVQPVATIQAYHVLIPQNAHRESGFFKCLQKVWNISRHSATKIVFYADENTIRMLETIQKKATIDAEFIIFNNWKDLPRIAEKMKNDEALILMMAKRGMKSFHPAMQSVSYHLNDHFSGRNYLLMYPYANGSSTESTLYSRSVNNPDDFAEIGNLLGNLFK, encoded by the coding sequence ATGCTAAGTATCGCGGGCCATTTTGTGTTGCCCTTAGAGGACCCTATTCTTAAGTTCCTGGTCATTCTCATCATCATACTTTCAGCCCCCTTACTTCTTAACAAGATTAAGGTACCGCACCTTATCGGACTCATCATTGCAGGAGCGGTAATAGGTCCGCACGGATTCAATGTTCTGCCCAGGGATGCAAGTGTAGTCGTCATAGGCACCACAGGTCTGCTATTTATAATGTTTATGGCGGGACTGGAGATTGATCTTACTGAGTTCCGGAAAAACAAATGGAAAAGCCTCACATTCGGTATGTATACCTTCGCTATACCTCTTGCGCTGGGCATCGTGGCCGGATATTATATTCTGGGTTATGCAATACTCGTAGCTGTGCTTTTTGCCAGTATCTTCTCTTCACATACCTTGATTTCCTATCCGCTTATAAGTAAGCTGGGAGTGGCTAAGAACCGTGCAGTTAATGTAACAGTGGGCGGGACAATGATCACCGATGTTCTGGCACTCCTGGTCCTTGCGGTTTGTGTAGGTATGGCGCAGGGTACAGTTACATCAGCGTTCTGGATCCGGTTAACACTTTCGGTAATTGTATTTGCCGCTGTAGTGCTATTTGGGTTTCCCATAGTGGCGCGCTGGTTTTTTAAGAAAGTTCATGATAAGGTCTCACATTTCATCTTTGTCATGGTAATGATTTACCTGGCTTCCCTGTTTGCTGAATTGGCTGGTGTAGAGGCTATCATCGGCGCTTTTTTGGCGGGGCTGGCACTCAACCGGCTTATCCCTCATACCTCAGCACTGATGAACCGTATCGATTTTGTAGGAAACGCCATATTTATTCCCTTCTTTCTGATAAGTGTTGGTATGCTCATCGATTTCAAGGCATTTTTTAAAGATTTTGAAACCATCAAGGTGGCATTACTGATGACCGGGATCTCTTTGGGTGGAAAATATGTAGCTTCACTGGCCACACAAAAGACATTCAGGTTTACTGATGACGAAGGCAGGCTTATTTTCGGTCTGTCTTCAGCCTCCGCAGCGGCCACGCTCGCAACAGTAATGGTGGGGTACAATATTATTATCGGCGAGACAGAAAGTGGCGAGCCCATAAGACTTTTGAATGAAAGCGTCCTCAACGGCAGTATCCTCCTGATCCTTGTCTCCTGTACCGTTTCTTCCTTCGTCTCGCAAAAAAGCGGTAAAAATATCGCCGACGCAGAAAATGAAAACAGTATGAATGATGATACGGCTGATGAGGAAAGGATTCTGCTAGCACTGAATTATCAGGCCACTGCCGCACCTGTGACCAATCTGGCACTGCTGCTGAAATCCAAAAAGAATACAGAAGATGTCTTTGCCCTCAACATTATTAATGAAAAGGAAAATGAATCCTCTGAGAAAAACGCTGAGAAAATCCTTGGAACTGCTGCCGAAACTGCCGCAGCCGCAGACCTTAAACTCAACATGCTGAAGAGACATGATTCGGATGTAGTAAACGGCATCAACAATATGATCCGGGAACACAGGATTACTGACCTCATTATAGCGGTGGACAGTGAAAGGGGATTCACGTCCTCCTTCGTCTATAACCTTTACAATGGTTACCTAACTAACGAGACCACCAATCTGCTAGTGTATCATTCCGTACAGCCTGTGGCTACCATACAGGCCTATCATGTCCTGATTCCGCAGAATGCGCACAGGGAATCCGGATTCTTTAAATGTTTGCAGAAGGTGTGGAACATTTCAAGACATTCCGCTACTAAGATAGTTTTCTATGCCGACGAAAACACAATCCGCATGCTGGAAACAATTCAGAAAAAAGCGACGATAGATGCCGAATTCATTATCTTCAACAACTGGAAAGACCTTCCCCGGATTGCGGAAAAAATGAAAAATGATGAAGCACTTATCCTAATGATGGCCAAACGGGGGATGAAATCTTTCCATCCGGCTATGCAATCGGTAAGCTACCATCTTAATGATCACTTCAGCGGAAGGAATTATCTGCTGATGTATCCCTATGCCAATGGCAGCAGTACAGAAAGTACATTATATTCCAGAAGTGTTAACAATCCTGATGATTTTGCAGAAATAGGGAATTTGCTGGGTAACCTGTTTAAATAG
- a CDS encoding ABC transporter ATP-binding protein, with translation MNYYKRAIEYILPYKSSIALGIFFNILYAVFNIFAMLGFIPVLNILFDKRNEVLLTEPKYNGDVTTLATYGKDSFNYFIQQMEADRGPEYVLLVTCIMFISMFLLRNVFSYFSEFYLTYSRTGVSRDFRSQLHSKILELPVAFFSDTRKGDVFARITSDVGEIEGNILNSLIDIIRSPIVIILTMGYLLYSNFELTVFTLIVFPVMGTLISIIGKSLKKDTGEAQNELGKLYSYVDETLVGLKVIKIFNASDQIRTRFDNTLNTIRHLSLRLFKKKALASPVSELLGATTIGMIVYFGGKLALQGNGLSGAEFIVYISLFYTILDPLKRLSNSISNFQKGEVSAKRVFEILDADYQLKEISNAVEINEFKDKIEFRNISFAYEDRKVLENFSLVIPKGQSVALVGQSGSGKSTIANLITRFYDVQSGEILIDGINIKNLKLSSYRQLFGLVTQDNILFNDSISNNIALGNLSAGKDRVESAARIANAHDFIAELPMGYETGIGEAGGKLSGGQKQRLSIARAVLKNPPIMILDEATSALDTESERFVQDALERMMQNRTSLVIAHRLSTIQKADTIVVMERGKIVEQGNHNDLYEKDGVYRKLVDLQNFE, from the coding sequence ATGAATTACTATAAAAGGGCAATAGAGTACATCTTACCTTATAAAAGCAGCATTGCACTGGGTATCTTCTTCAATATCTTGTATGCAGTTTTCAACATCTTTGCCATGCTGGGTTTCATACCCGTTCTAAACATCCTTTTCGATAAAAGAAATGAGGTTCTCCTTACGGAGCCAAAGTATAATGGTGATGTAACCACCCTTGCTACCTATGGTAAGGACAGCTTCAACTACTTTATACAGCAGATGGAAGCGGACCGCGGGCCGGAGTATGTGCTTCTTGTAACATGCATTATGTTTATCAGTATGTTCCTGCTTCGTAATGTTTTCAGCTATTTTTCGGAATTTTACCTTACCTACTCACGCACCGGCGTTTCGCGCGACTTCAGGAGCCAGTTGCACAGCAAGATCCTGGAACTGCCCGTAGCTTTCTTCTCCGATACCCGGAAGGGCGATGTGTTTGCCAGGATCACCTCGGATGTAGGTGAGATTGAGGGCAATATCCTGAACAGTTTAATTGATATCATCCGCTCTCCCATCGTCATTATCCTTACCATGGGATATTTGCTCTACTCCAATTTCGAACTGACGGTATTTACCCTCATAGTATTCCCTGTAATGGGCACCTTGATTTCAATTATAGGGAAAAGTCTGAAGAAGGATACCGGCGAAGCCCAAAATGAGCTGGGTAAACTTTACTCATACGTAGATGAAACCCTGGTAGGCCTTAAAGTGATTAAAATATTCAACGCGTCCGACCAGATCCGTACCCGTTTCGACAATACGTTGAATACCATCCGTCATCTGTCTCTCAGGTTGTTTAAAAAGAAAGCGCTGGCCTCGCCTGTAAGTGAACTGTTGGGAGCTACTACCATCGGTATGATCGTTTATTTTGGCGGAAAACTGGCCCTGCAGGGCAACGGCCTTTCGGGCGCTGAGTTTATAGTGTATATTTCCCTGTTCTATACCATTCTGGACCCACTGAAAAGACTTTCCAATTCCATTTCCAACTTCCAGAAGGGCGAAGTTTCGGCAAAGCGGGTTTTTGAAATCCTGGATGCAGACTACCAGCTTAAGGAAATTTCAAACGCAGTGGAAATCAATGAGTTTAAGGACAAGATTGAATTCAGAAATATCAGCTTTGCTTACGAAGACCGAAAAGTCCTGGAGAACTTCTCACTCGTAATCCCCAAAGGACAAAGTGTCGCCCTGGTAGGTCAGAGCGGGAGTGGGAAAAGTACCATTGCCAACCTTATTACTCGGTTCTATGATGTTCAGTCCGGTGAAATACTCATAGACGGCATCAACATTAAAAACCTGAAACTGTCCAGCTACCGCCAACTCTTCGGGTTGGTTACTCAGGACAATATTCTCTTTAACGACAGCATTTCCAACAATATCGCGCTGGGTAACCTCTCCGCAGGCAAAGACCGCGTGGAAAGTGCCGCCAGGATCGCCAATGCCCACGATTTCATTGCTGAACTGCCAATGGGCTACGAGACAGGAATCGGCGAGGCCGGCGGGAAGCTTTCCGGCGGTCAGAAACAGCGTCTTTCCATAGCACGTGCGGTACTGAAGAATCCACCGATAATGATCCTGGACGAAGCCACATCAGCCCTGGATACTGAATCCGAAAGATTTGTTCAGGATGCCCTGGAAAGAATGATGCAGAACCGCACTTCGCTGGTTATTGCGCACAGGCTTTCAACCATCCAGAAGGCAGATACCATCGTAGTGATGGAACGCGGAAAAATCGTGGAACAGGGCAACCATAACGACCTTTACGAAAAGGACGGAGTATACCGTAAACTTGTGGATCTGCAGAACTTCGAATAA
- a CDS encoding DUF4293 domain-containing protein, with translation MLQRIQTVFMFLAVLAALVLPFTAMDVEIFGSTYIIPALAVLCVLLGMISIFSYKNRSRQILLNNISMLINVLLTGLLLYWVLILSGGMSFPEKGIELVFPLVALFCLLLANSNIRKDTLLVKSADRIR, from the coding sequence ATGCTGCAGAGAATACAAACCGTCTTTATGTTTCTGGCCGTGCTGGCGGCCCTGGTCCTGCCTTTCACCGCAATGGATGTAGAAATTTTTGGCAGTACGTATATCATTCCTGCCCTGGCTGTGCTTTGCGTGTTGCTGGGAATGATCTCCATTTTCAGTTATAAAAACAGATCCCGACAAATCCTGCTGAATAACATCAGCATGCTGATAAACGTTTTGTTGACGGGTTTACTGTTATATTGGGTGCTAATCTTATCTGGAGGAATGTCATTTCCTGAGAAAGGTATTGAGCTCGTTTTTCCTTTGGTGGCGCTGTTCTGTCTTTTGTTGGCAAACAGCAATATCCGTAAGGATACATTGCTCGTAAAATCTGCAGACCGTATCCGGTAA